The Alphaproteobacteria bacterium genome contains a region encoding:
- a CDS encoding M3 family oligoendopeptidase, producing MPAAAKKKTKSAKPAARKPARSSPTKALGALPEWNLADLYPAYDAPEVKRDLERADAESVAFEEAYKGKLAAFAAGTDAGPKLAEAVKRYEALDDLLGRLISFASLFYVGNTTDPVRMKFYGDMQERVTAASLHMLFFTLELNRIDDAALEDAMADPALGHYRPWIEDVRKEKPYQLEDRVEELFHEKSVTGAGAWNRLFDETMGALRFTVEGKPLAIEATLSLMLDASEKKRRAASEALAKTFKENRRVFTLITNTLAKDKEISDRWRGFKDIADARHLSNRVEPEVVDALVSAVRDAYPRLSHRYYGLKAKWFGKKHLPHWDRNAPLPKVEQRTIAWDQARETVLSAYGAFSPRMADVAERFFARNWIDAPARPGKQAGAFAHPTVPSAHPYVLLNYQGKPRDVMTLAHELGHGVHQVLAAPNGALMAPTPLTLAETASVFGEMLTFQKLLAETKDVKQRRAMLAAKAEDMINTVVRQIAFYTFERKVHTERRKGELTADKIDEIWMSVQGESLGPAIELKPGYEVLWSYIPHFIHSPFYVYAYAFGDCLVNSLYAVYEKSHEGFADRYLAMLSAGGTKHHSELLKPFGLDAREPKFWQGGLSVIERMIGELEALDGKR from the coding sequence ATGCCCGCCGCTGCGAAGAAAAAGACCAAATCCGCCAAGCCCGCCGCGCGCAAGCCCGCCAGGTCGTCGCCAACGAAAGCCCTCGGCGCGCTCCCCGAGTGGAACCTGGCCGATCTCTATCCTGCGTACGATGCGCCCGAGGTGAAGCGCGACCTCGAACGCGCCGACGCCGAAAGCGTCGCCTTCGAGGAGGCCTACAAGGGCAAGCTCGCCGCGTTTGCGGCGGGGACGGATGCCGGGCCGAAGCTCGCCGAAGCGGTGAAGCGCTACGAGGCGCTCGACGACCTGCTCGGGCGGCTGATCTCGTTCGCGAGCCTGTTCTACGTGGGCAACACCACCGACCCGGTGCGGATGAAATTCTACGGCGACATGCAGGAGCGCGTGACCGCCGCCTCGCTGCACATGCTGTTCTTCACGCTCGAGCTCAACCGCATCGACGATGCGGCGCTGGAAGACGCCATGGCCGACCCGGCGCTCGGTCACTACCGGCCGTGGATCGAGGACGTGCGCAAGGAGAAGCCGTACCAGCTCGAGGATCGCGTCGAAGAATTATTCCACGAAAAATCGGTGACCGGGGCGGGCGCCTGGAACCGGCTGTTCGACGAGACGATGGGCGCGCTGCGCTTCACCGTCGAGGGCAAGCCGCTCGCGATCGAGGCGACGCTCTCGCTGATGCTGGACGCGAGCGAGAAGAAGCGCCGCGCCGCCTCGGAGGCGCTGGCAAAGACCTTCAAGGAAAACCGGCGCGTCTTCACGCTGATCACCAACACGCTCGCGAAGGACAAGGAGATTTCCGACCGCTGGCGCGGCTTCAAGGACATCGCGGACGCGCGGCATCTTTCGAACCGCGTCGAGCCCGAGGTGGTCGATGCGCTGGTGTCGGCGGTGCGCGACGCCTATCCGCGGCTTTCGCATCGCTACTACGGGCTGAAAGCCAAGTGGTTCGGCAAGAAGCATCTCCCGCACTGGGATCGTAATGCGCCGCTGCCCAAGGTGGAGCAGCGCACCATCGCCTGGGATCAGGCGCGCGAGACCGTGCTCAGCGCCTATGGGGCGTTCTCGCCGCGCATGGCGGACGTCGCGGAGCGCTTCTTCGCACGCAACTGGATCGATGCGCCGGCGCGGCCCGGCAAGCAGGCCGGTGCCTTCGCGCATCCGACCGTGCCCTCCGCACACCCATATGTGCTGCTCAACTACCAGGGCAAGCCGCGCGACGTCATGACGCTCGCGCATGAGCTCGGCCACGGCGTGCACCAGGTGCTCGCGGCGCCAAACGGCGCGCTGATGGCGCCGACGCCGTTGACGCTGGCCGAGACCGCGAGCGTGTTCGGCGAGATGCTCACCTTCCAGAAGCTGCTCGCCGAAACGAAGGACGTGAAGCAGCGCCGCGCCATGCTCGCCGCCAAGGCCGAGGACATGATCAACACGGTGGTGCGGCAGATCGCGTTCTACACGTTCGAGCGCAAGGTGCACACCGAACGCCGCAAGGGCGAGCTCACCGCGGACAAGATCGACGAGATCTGGATGAGCGTGCAGGGCGAGAGCCTCGGCCCCGCGATCGAGCTCAAGCCCGGCTACGAGGTGCTCTGGAGCTACATCCCGCACTTCATCCATTCGCCGTTCTACGTTTACGCCTACGCGTTCGGCGATTGCCTGGTGAACTCGCTCTATGCGGTCTACGAAAAATCCCATGAGGGCTTTGCCGACCGCTATCTCGCGATGCTCTCGGCCGGCGGCACCAAGCATCATTCGGAGCTGCTCAAGCCGTTCGGGCTCGACGCACGCGAGCCGAAGTTCTGGCAGGGCGGCCTCTCGGTGATCGAGCGGATGATCGGGGAGTTGGAGGCGCTCGACGGGAAGCGATGA
- a CDS encoding sigma-54 dependent transcriptional regulator, with protein MPELILIVDDDPVQRRLLEAMARRVGYDVMIAEGGDAAVAILTGPDGGRIDAVILDLVMPDLDGYGVLARMRDMGLGIPVIVQTAHGGIDTVVAAMRAGAMDFVVKPVGAERLQVSLRNALSAGALEAEFQRMKRSRTGTLGFKDIVTRNARMQAVLRTAEKATASLIPVLIEGESGVGKELIARAIHGSGERRARPFVAVNCGAIPENLVESTLFGHEKGAFTGATEKHTGKFVEASGGTLFLDEVGELPPAAQVKLLRAIQEGQVDPVGGRKPIKVDVRIISATNRNLIADAKSGRFREDLFYRLHVFPITVPPLRERPQDIPDLVRHFLVRFAAEEGKRIRAVSADALGLLNAHPWPGNVRQLENAVFRAVVLADGDEIGASEFPQLALHTRMPAPAIAPADDTLHERTAAPLILEEAPAMSPHHAPPSVPAADALPLVDASGQVRPLEELEADVIRFAIARYRGQMSEVARRLRIGRSTLYRKLDELGLGAAKSGEPEENVASG; from the coding sequence ATGCCCGAGCTCATCCTCATCGTCGACGACGATCCCGTGCAGCGCCGCCTGCTCGAAGCGATGGCGCGCCGCGTCGGTTACGATGTGATGATCGCCGAAGGCGGCGATGCGGCGGTCGCGATCCTGACCGGACCCGACGGAGGCCGCATCGACGCCGTGATCCTCGATCTGGTGATGCCCGACCTCGACGGCTACGGCGTGCTCGCGCGCATGCGCGACATGGGCCTCGGCATTCCGGTGATCGTGCAGACCGCGCACGGCGGGATCGACACGGTCGTCGCCGCGATGCGCGCGGGCGCGATGGATTTCGTCGTCAAGCCGGTCGGCGCCGAGCGGCTGCAGGTTTCGCTGCGCAACGCACTCTCCGCGGGCGCGCTCGAAGCGGAATTCCAGCGCATGAAGCGCAGCCGCACCGGCACGCTCGGCTTCAAGGATATCGTGACGCGCAACGCGCGCATGCAGGCGGTGCTGCGCACCGCCGAGAAGGCGACCGCTTCGCTCATTCCGGTGCTGATCGAAGGCGAGAGCGGCGTCGGCAAGGAGCTGATCGCGCGTGCCATCCATGGGTCGGGCGAACGGCGCGCCAGGCCCTTCGTCGCGGTGAACTGCGGCGCAATCCCCGAGAACCTGGTCGAGTCGACGCTGTTCGGCCACGAGAAGGGCGCGTTCACCGGCGCGACCGAGAAGCACACCGGCAAGTTCGTCGAGGCTTCCGGCGGCACGCTGTTCCTCGATGAGGTCGGCGAATTGCCACCTGCCGCGCAGGTGAAGCTCCTCCGCGCGATCCAGGAGGGTCAGGTCGATCCGGTGGGCGGCCGCAAGCCCATCAAGGTCGATGTGCGCATCATCTCGGCGACCAACCGCAACCTGATCGCGGACGCCAAGAGCGGGCGCTTCCGCGAGGACCTGTTCTATCGCCTGCATGTATTCCCGATCACGGTGCCGCCGCTGCGCGAGCGGCCCCAAGACATTCCGGATCTGGTGCGGCACTTCCTCGTCCGCTTCGCCGCGGAGGAAGGAAAGCGCATCCGCGCCGTCTCGGCCGATGCCCTCGGGCTACTCAACGCGCATCCATGGCCGGGCAATGTGCGGCAGCTCGAGAATGCGGTGTTCCGCGCGGTCGTGCTCGCCGACGGCGACGAGATCGGCGCGAGCGAATTCCCGCAGCTCGCGCTCCACACCCGGATGCCGGCACCGGCCATCGCGCCGGCCGACGACACACTGCACGAGCGTACCGCGGCACCGCTGATCCTTGAGGAGGCGCCGGCCATGAGCCCGCATCACGCGCCACCGTCCGTTCCGGCCGCAGACGCGCTGCCGCTCGTCGATGCGTCCGGCCAGGTGCGGCCGCTCGAAGAACTGGAAGCCGATGTGATTCGCTTCGCCATCGCCCGCTATCGCGGCCAGATGTCCGAAGTCGCGCGCCGGTTGCGGATCGGCCGCTCGACGCTCTACCGGAAACTCGACGAGCTGGGGCTCGGCGCCGCGAAATCCGGCGAACCGGAAGAAAACGTGGCGAGCGGGTGA
- a CDS encoding L,D-transpeptidase family protein: MPSRRFDRILTGTALALVLGLAATANPAFAQDQKSIEALVPMPEPANMPPPSIADVGGTAETTGSTTSTAIVLPDPPDLPPPTFKDVAAPAAPVPEAAPATLATPAPAPAPEAVPATVATPTPAPAPTVVAHPDQPIRDALRELVGNGAKLNRIVDRKPDRTAVEAFYSSRDYEPIWVGMNGATERARQAINHLRNADADGMDPADYPVPAITADAGPAALAEAEIRLTESALDYARHAQIGRVHYSRVTGDIFYELNPPQPLDVLSRLASDKNAEDVLDSYQPPHAAYKALRKKLAEARGKGTAGGPAQIARGPVLELATDKKTRQTILMTDERVPQLREKLSLPAVRDDLFYDKPLADAVAQFQKEKGLPANGKLTNQTIDALNGKRHERDDQIIIANMERWRWLPRDLGKAHVVLNIPDFTLQVYNHGASIWKTKVVVGKPGSHATPLLSETMKYITVNPTWNVPPSIVYNEYLPALQQDPTVLKRMGLNLSQNRDGSVHISQPPGEGNALGRIRFNFPNRFLVYQHDTPDKHLFAHTTRAYSHGCMRVENPAMYAQVMSGLGMPGKGYTQEQIKGMYGHSEIDLRFTNPIPVHITYQTAFVDESGHLQIRADIYGRDTQTLAALKTDARQAEFPVARAGSSQARPSVRLPSGVAGANNDWNGGGQSFFDRLFGNPVRQEPPQPIRQRRASRGSTTR, from the coding sequence ATGCCAAGCCGGCGCTTTGATCGCATTTTGACCGGGACCGCCCTGGCGCTGGTCCTTGGCCTCGCCGCGACGGCCAATCCGGCGTTCGCACAAGACCAGAAATCGATCGAGGCGCTCGTCCCGATGCCCGAACCGGCCAATATGCCGCCGCCGAGCATCGCCGATGTCGGCGGAACGGCCGAAACCACCGGTTCGACGACCTCGACCGCGATCGTGCTGCCCGACCCGCCCGATCTGCCGCCGCCGACCTTCAAGGATGTGGCGGCGCCCGCCGCGCCGGTTCCGGAAGCCGCGCCCGCAACGCTCGCAACACCGGCGCCCGCACCGGCTCCCGAAGCTGTGCCCGCGACCGTCGCGACACCAACCCCCGCTCCGGCTCCGACCGTTGTGGCGCATCCCGATCAGCCGATCCGCGACGCACTGCGCGAACTCGTCGGTAACGGAGCCAAGCTCAACCGCATCGTAGACCGCAAGCCGGACCGCACCGCGGTCGAGGCGTTCTATTCGTCGCGCGATTACGAGCCGATCTGGGTCGGCATGAACGGCGCGACGGAGCGCGCGCGCCAGGCCATCAACCATCTGCGCAACGCCGACGCGGACGGCATGGACCCGGCCGACTACCCGGTGCCGGCGATCACCGCCGACGCGGGCCCTGCCGCGCTCGCCGAAGCCGAGATCCGGCTCACCGAATCCGCGCTCGATTATGCGCGCCATGCGCAAATCGGACGCGTGCATTACTCGCGCGTCACCGGCGACATCTTCTACGAGCTCAATCCGCCGCAGCCGCTCGACGTGCTGAGCAGGCTCGCCTCGGACAAGAACGCCGAGGACGTGCTCGACAGCTATCAGCCGCCGCACGCCGCCTACAAGGCGCTGCGCAAGAAGCTCGCCGAAGCCCGCGGTAAAGGCACCGCAGGCGGTCCCGCGCAGATCGCGCGCGGCCCGGTGCTCGAGCTCGCAACCGACAAGAAAACGCGCCAGACGATCCTGATGACGGACGAGCGCGTGCCGCAGCTGCGCGAGAAACTCAGCCTGCCGGCGGTGCGCGACGATCTCTTCTACGACAAGCCGCTCGCCGATGCGGTCGCACAATTCCAGAAGGAAAAAGGATTGCCGGCGAACGGCAAGCTGACCAACCAGACCATCGATGCGCTCAATGGCAAGCGCCACGAACGCGACGACCAGATCATCATCGCCAACATGGAGCGCTGGCGCTGGCTGCCGCGCGACCTCGGCAAGGCGCACGTCGTCCTGAACATCCCCGACTTCACGCTGCAGGTCTACAACCACGGCGCCTCGATCTGGAAAACCAAGGTCGTGGTCGGCAAGCCCGGCTCGCATGCGACGCCGCTCTTGTCGGAGACGATGAAGTACATCACCGTCAATCCGACCTGGAACGTGCCGCCGTCGATCGTCTACAACGAGTATCTTCCCGCGCTGCAGCAGGACCCAACCGTCCTCAAGCGCATGGGCCTGAACCTCTCCCAGAACCGGGACGGCTCGGTGCACATCTCGCAGCCCCCGGGCGAGGGCAACGCGCTCGGCCGCATCCGCTTCAATTTCCCGAACCGGTTCCTGGTCTACCAGCACGACACGCCGGACAAGCACCTGTTCGCGCACACGACGCGCGCCTACAGCCACGGCTGCATGCGGGTGGAGAACCCGGCGATGTATGCGCAGGTCATGAGCGGCCTCGGGATGCCCGGCAAGGGCTACACCCAGGAGCAGATCAAGGGGATGTACGGCCACTCCGAGATCGATTTGCGGTTCACCAACCCGATCCCGGTCCACATCACCTACCAGACTGCATTCGTTGACGAATCCGGCCATCTGCAGATCCGCGCGGACATCTACGGGCGCGACACGCAGACGCTTGCCGCGCTCAAGACCGACGCCCGGCAGGCTGAATTCCCGGTCGCGCGGGCCGGGTCGAGCCAGGCCCGCCCCTCGGTTCGGCTGCCGAGTGGGGTCGCGGGCGCCAACAATGACTGGAACGGCGGCGGCCAGTCCTTCTTCGATCGGCTGTTCGGCAACCCGGTCCGTCAGGAGCCGCCGCAGCCGATCCGCCAGCGCCGGGCGAGCCGCGGCTCGACCACCCGGTAG
- a CDS encoding DUF882 domain-containing protein, giving the protein MYRFVETAGFHVPRRVARQAFSHPLRAVGCASLAALGLLISTSSLQNVVANGDTRAIYFQHTHRDDAITVTFKRNGRYDEEALKKLNYFLRDWRNDDQTRMDPQLFDILWEVTRELGTEEPVRIVSSYRSPATNAMLRRRSRGVAQFSQHMLGKAIDFNINGAPVERLREIAMRLQRGGVGFYPGSFVHVDVGSVRHWPRMTHDQLARLFPNGRTVHVPSDGQPLPGYALALADIEKRGTSMPSGMSLASARRSGAVDDEERTERVASAAKPKKGNIFARLFGFSTDDEEDEDQPAGATTVAKIPEEALPARVPIPQARPQIQLASRDANKGGGFALASASSTPFDLNARSAPRPPAPIADEASASRTETTASINSWLKDTEGAHRSRAGRPRARLCGRRRSRRRTLIGGRARGIAARQRRDHANREDPAEGRPALQRSLAARHHARIERALRDERFRLRQARCASGAHHDDQAGVEPDDGVRRQSL; this is encoded by the coding sequence GTGTACCGGTTTGTCGAGACGGCGGGATTCCACGTGCCGAGACGCGTCGCGCGCCAGGCTTTCAGTCATCCGTTGCGTGCAGTCGGCTGCGCCAGCCTTGCGGCGTTGGGCCTGCTGATCAGCACCAGTTCGCTGCAGAACGTGGTCGCCAACGGCGACACCCGCGCGATCTATTTCCAGCACACCCACCGCGACGACGCCATCACCGTCACCTTCAAGCGCAACGGGCGCTACGACGAAGAGGCGCTGAAGAAGCTCAATTATTTCCTGCGCGACTGGCGCAACGACGACCAGACGCGCATGGACCCGCAACTGTTCGACATCCTGTGGGAGGTGACGCGGGAGCTCGGCACCGAGGAGCCGGTCCGCATCGTGTCGTCCTATCGCTCGCCCGCCACCAACGCGATGCTGCGGCGCCGCTCGCGCGGGGTCGCCCAGTTTTCCCAGCACATGCTCGGCAAGGCGATCGACTTCAACATCAACGGCGCGCCGGTCGAGCGGCTGCGCGAGATCGCGATGCGGCTGCAGCGCGGCGGCGTTGGCTTCTATCCGGGCTCGTTCGTGCATGTGGACGTGGGCTCGGTGCGCCATTGGCCGCGCATGACCCATGATCAGCTGGCGCGCCTGTTCCCGAACGGCCGCACCGTGCACGTCCCGTCCGACGGCCAGCCGTTGCCCGGCTATGCGCTGGCGCTCGCCGACATCGAGAAGCGCGGCACCTCGATGCCGTCCGGCATGTCGCTCGCGTCCGCGCGCAGGTCTGGCGCGGTCGACGACGAGGAGCGCACCGAGCGGGTCGCCTCCGCGGCGAAGCCGAAGAAGGGCAATATCTTTGCCCGCCTGTTCGGCTTCTCGACGGATGACGAGGAGGATGAGGACCAGCCGGCCGGCGCCACCACCGTCGCGAAGATACCCGAAGAGGCGCTGCCTGCCCGCGTGCCGATCCCGCAAGCCCGCCCGCAAATCCAGCTCGCGTCGCGTGACGCCAACAAAGGCGGCGGTTTTGCGCTGGCATCCGCGAGCTCCACGCCGTTCGACCTGAATGCTCGCTCGGCGCCGCGGCCGCCCGCGCCGATCGCCGACGAGGCAAGTGCCTCGCGCACCGAGACGACCGCCAGCATCAATTCATGGCTGAAGGATACCGAGGGCGCGCACCGATCGCGTGCCGGCCGACCTCGCGCTCGCTTATGCGGCCGCCGCCGTTCCCGAAGGCGCACGCTCATCGGCGGTCGCGCCCGCGGCATCGCGGCTCGGCAGCGACGGGACCACGCAAATCGCGAAGATCCCGCCGAAGGCCGGCCAGCGCTTCAACGATCCCTGGCTGCGCGGCATCACGCTCGCATCGAGCGTGCACTACGGGATGAACGTTTCCGTCTACGGCAAGCTCGATGTGCGTCAGGTGCGCACCATGATGATCAAGCCGGTGTCGAGCCTGATGATGGCGTTCGGCGGCAATCCCTATGA
- a CDS encoding DUF2312 domain-containing protein yields the protein MATAAAVQDEAAAHRFAKDHLKAFVERVERLEEEKKALSDDIRDVYSEAKANGFDVKALRTVVRLRKQDVDERKEQEAILETYLQALGMLN from the coding sequence ATGGCCACCGCAGCCGCCGTCCAGGATGAAGCCGCAGCCCACCGCTTCGCCAAGGATCATCTCAAAGCCTTCGTCGAGCGGGTCGAGCGGCTGGAAGAGGAAAAGAAGGCGCTCTCCGACGATATCCGCGACGTCTATTCCGAGGCGAAGGCGAACGGGTTCGACGTGAAAGCGCTGCGCACGGTGGTGCGGCTGCGCAAACAGGACGTCGACGAGCGCAAGGAGCAGGAGGCGATCCTGGAGACCTACCTGCAGGCGCTCGGGATGTTGAATTGA
- a CDS encoding DUF1244 domain-containing protein: MPLDPKTQTELDAAVFRRLVEHLRSRTDVQNIDLMNLAGFCRNCLGNWMKDAADAKAVALTKDESREAVYGMPYEEWKAKHQNEASPAQKAAFDQGHKH, translated from the coding sequence ATGCCTCTCGATCCAAAAACCCAGACCGAGCTCGACGCGGCGGTGTTCCGCCGGCTGGTCGAGCATCTGCGCTCGCGCACCGATGTGCAGAACATCGACCTGATGAATCTCGCGGGCTTCTGCCGCAACTGTCTCGGCAACTGGATGAAGGACGCGGCCGACGCGAAAGCCGTGGCGCTCACCAAGGACGAGAGCCGCGAGGCCGTCTACGGCATGCCCTACGAGGAGTGGAAGGCAAAGCACCAGAACGAAGCTTCGCCCGCGCAGAAGGCCGCGTTCGACCAGGGCCACAAGCACTAA
- a CDS encoding 4-hydroxybenzoate 3-monooxygenase, whose amino-acid sequence MHTQVGIIGAGPAGLFLAHLLYREGIDCVVLEARSRAYVEDRVRAGVLEQGTVDLMAELGLDQRLRRECMIDEAIDIRFGKDKLIHVHFPELVAGKVVTIYGQQEVVKDLIAARLADGAPIEFEAEVTALDGLDSERPAIRYRQHDTEHTLTCDIIAGCDGFHGIARASIPDSVLTTYDHVFPFGWLGILSESPPIKEMTYANHDNGFALCSRRSLKISRHYVQVAADEDAANWSDDRFWNELHLRMNDRDRSEIVEGRIFQKGVTPVRAFVSEPMRYGRLFLAGDASHIVPPTGAKGLNLAVTDVRVLSRALTEFFRSNFMERLDRYSEVCLRRVWKVVRYSWFMTSLLHRFPEHSAFERNIQLGELDYLLSSRAGRQTIAENYVGLPLEDE is encoded by the coding sequence ATGCACACGCAAGTCGGAATCATCGGCGCGGGACCCGCGGGACTCTTTCTCGCGCACCTGCTCTATCGCGAGGGCATCGACTGTGTGGTGCTCGAAGCGCGCAGCCGCGCCTATGTGGAAGATCGCGTGCGCGCAGGCGTGCTGGAGCAGGGTACCGTCGACCTGATGGCGGAGCTTGGGCTCGATCAGCGCCTGCGCCGCGAATGCATGATCGATGAAGCGATCGACATCCGCTTCGGCAAGGACAAGCTCATCCACGTGCATTTCCCGGAGCTGGTCGCCGGCAAGGTGGTGACGATCTACGGCCAGCAGGAGGTCGTGAAGGACCTGATCGCGGCGCGTCTCGCCGACGGCGCGCCCATCGAATTCGAAGCCGAGGTCACCGCGCTCGACGGGCTCGACAGCGAGCGTCCGGCGATCCGCTATCGCCAGCACGATACCGAGCACACGCTGACGTGCGACATCATCGCGGGCTGCGACGGCTTTCACGGCATCGCCCGCGCGTCGATCCCCGACAGCGTGCTCACCACTTACGATCACGTGTTTCCGTTCGGCTGGCTGGGCATCCTGTCGGAGTCGCCGCCGATCAAGGAAATGACCTACGCCAATCACGACAACGGCTTTGCGCTGTGCAGCCGCCGCTCGCTGAAGATTTCGCGCCACTACGTGCAGGTCGCGGCCGACGAGGATGCGGCGAACTGGTCCGACGACCGCTTCTGGAACGAGCTGCATCTGCGCATGAACGATCGCGACAGATCGGAGATCGTCGAGGGCCGCATTTTCCAGAAGGGCGTCACGCCGGTGCGCGCCTTCGTGTCGGAGCCGATGCGCTACGGGCGTCTGTTCCTCGCGGGCGACGCATCGCACATCGTGCCGCCGACCGGCGCCAAAGGCCTGAACCTCGCGGTGACCGACGTGCGGGTGCTCTCTCGCGCGCTCACCGAATTCTTCCGAAGCAATTTCATGGAGCGGCTCGACCGTTATTCGGAGGTCTGCCTGCGCCGGGTCTGGAAGGTGGTGCGCTATTCCTGGTTCATGACCTCGCTGCTGCACCGCTTTCCCGAGCACTCGGCCTTCGAGCGCAACATCCAGCTCGGCGAGCTCGACTATCTGCTCTCCTCGCGCGCCGGCCGCCAGACGATCGCCGAGAACTACGTCGGCCTGCCGCTGGAGGATGAGTAG
- a CDS encoding DMT family transporter — protein MTAVATDERQRFSVALAALILGAVAMGASVLFVRWADVGPYASAFWRVLLALPFLYAWMRLENRSAAWPRIDRVVLFAGLMFTGDLFFWHLAILGTTVANATFLATTAPIFVALGAGIVLSEAVTSRILFGLALCLAGGVALLGESYGFAPHRLIGDLYGVATAFFFGAYVLAVRAARARHGAAEVMFVSTAVTAVCLFAIAIAFEPRILPQSPQGVGALLALALISQVGGQGLVAVALGTLPATFSALVIFLEAVAAASFGWLLLNEPLGIVQALGGVLILFGIYVARPHFAEAGP, from the coding sequence ATGACCGCAGTCGCGACCGACGAACGACAGCGCTTCAGCGTCGCGCTCGCGGCGCTGATCCTCGGTGCCGTCGCGATGGGCGCCTCGGTGCTGTTCGTGCGCTGGGCCGATGTCGGCCCCTATGCGAGCGCATTCTGGCGCGTGCTGCTGGCGCTCCCCTTTCTGTATGCCTGGATGCGGTTGGAGAACCGCAGCGCCGCCTGGCCGCGGATCGATCGCGTTGTGCTCTTCGCCGGATTGATGTTCACCGGCGACCTGTTTTTCTGGCATCTCGCGATCCTTGGCACGACCGTCGCCAACGCCACGTTCCTCGCCACCACGGCGCCGATCTTTGTTGCGCTCGGCGCCGGCATCGTGCTGTCGGAGGCGGTCACCAGCCGCATCCTGTTCGGCCTTGCGCTCTGTCTCGCCGGCGGCGTCGCGCTGCTTGGCGAAAGCTACGGCTTTGCGCCGCACCGGCTGATCGGCGATCTCTACGGCGTTGCGACGGCGTTCTTCTTCGGCGCCTACGTGCTGGCGGTTCGCGCCGCCCGCGCACGCCACGGCGCGGCCGAAGTGATGTTCGTCTCGACCGCGGTCACCGCCGTCTGCCTGTTCGCAATCGCGATCGCGTTCGAGCCGCGCATCCTGCCGCAATCGCCGCAAGGGGTGGGCGCGCTGCTTGCGCTCGCGCTCATCTCCCAGGTCGGCGGCCAGGGCCTCGTGGCGGTGGCGCTCGGCACGCTGCCCGCGACATTTTCGGCGCTGGTGATCTTTCTCGAAGCAGTGGCGGCGGCAAGCTTCGGCTGGCTTTTACTGAACGAGCCGCTCGGCATCGTGCAGGCGCTCGGCGGCGTCTTGATCCTGTTCGGCATCTACGTGGCGCGCCCGCACTTTGCAGAGGCCGGGCCATGA